From the genome of Rarobacter incanus, one region includes:
- a CDS encoding IclR family transcriptional regulator translates to MDNSSGVGVLDKAASVLSALEAGPATLAQLVSATGLARPTAHRLAVALEHHRLVARDMQGRFVLGPRLNELSTAAGEDRLLGAANPVLTALRDHTGESAQLYRRQGDQRICVASAERPVGLRDSIPVGSALTMQAGSAAQVLLAWEEPDRLHRGLQGAEFTATILSGVRRRGWAQSVGEREVGVASVSAPVRSPSGRIVAAVSISGPVERLSRQPGRLHAASVVAAANRLTEVLRRAGE, encoded by the coding sequence ATGGACAATTCTAGCGGAGTTGGCGTCTTGGACAAGGCCGCCTCGGTATTGAGTGCTTTGGAAGCTGGGCCGGCAACGCTCGCCCAATTGGTTTCGGCGACGGGGCTGGCGCGTCCGACCGCGCACCGCCTGGCCGTGGCGCTTGAGCATCACCGGCTCGTGGCGCGTGACATGCAGGGAAGGTTTGTCCTGGGGCCGCGGTTGAATGAACTGTCGACAGCGGCCGGCGAGGACCGTCTGCTGGGTGCCGCGAACCCGGTCCTGACCGCTTTGCGCGATCACACCGGCGAGAGTGCGCAGCTCTACAGGCGCCAGGGTGACCAGCGGATCTGTGTCGCATCCGCCGAGCGCCCAGTGGGGTTGCGCGATTCCATCCCGGTTGGGTCTGCTCTCACGATGCAGGCGGGATCCGCCGCCCAGGTCCTGCTGGCGTGGGAGGAGCCCGACCGTCTGCATCGCGGTCTGCAGGGTGCCGAGTTCACCGCCACGATCCTGTCGGGAGTGAGGCGTCGCGGTTGGGCGCAATCGGTCGGCGAACGAGAGGTGGGGGTCGCGTCCGTCTCTGCGCCGGTGCGCAGCCCCTCGGGCCGAATCGTGGCGGCCGTATCAATTTCCGGACCCGTGGAGCGCTTGAGCAGGCAACCCGGCCGGCTGCACGCGGCTTCCGTCGTGGCCGCCGCTAACCGACTCACCGAGGTGTTGCGCCGGGCGGGGGAGTAG
- a CDS encoding ROK family protein, with translation MNKIGLDIGGTKTLGVVIGDDGSIVTSAQSPTRFGEDGVLETASALVETLLAAADISPSSLSSIGIGIPGHVDRAGGIVRNAVNIGVQRLDIARRLRARFGIEIGVDNDVTAAAIGTAHLMRLQGTIALLNLGTGLAAGIVRDGKPWRGSTGVAGEIGHFPVDPLGLDCPCGQRGCLETIASGSALRRAWPRGGDRPGRVLLSAIATGDAEAQRAFDQLAAGTAAAVRLLVLSLDPETIVIGGGLSRLGEPLRQAVRAQLGLSGAESQFLTGLHLAERVRLLPTDMPAAAVGAALVQIAD, from the coding sequence ATGAACAAGATCGGGCTCGATATTGGTGGCACCAAAACCCTCGGTGTCGTCATCGGCGACGACGGCTCGATAGTCACGAGCGCCCAGTCCCCCACCCGGTTCGGCGAAGACGGCGTCCTGGAAACCGCTTCGGCGCTGGTTGAAACGCTGCTCGCCGCCGCCGATATTTCGCCATCGTCGCTTAGCTCCATCGGTATCGGGATTCCGGGCCACGTGGACCGCGCGGGGGGAATAGTTCGCAACGCCGTCAACATCGGCGTGCAACGCTTGGACATCGCGCGGCGCCTGCGGGCTCGCTTCGGTATCGAGATCGGCGTCGACAACGACGTCACCGCGGCCGCCATCGGGACCGCCCACCTGATGAGATTGCAAGGCACGATCGCCCTGCTCAATCTTGGTACGGGTTTGGCAGCCGGTATCGTCCGGGACGGCAAGCCTTGGCGCGGCAGCACGGGTGTCGCGGGCGAGATCGGGCACTTCCCCGTCGATCCCCTGGGGCTGGATTGCCCGTGCGGCCAGCGCGGATGCTTGGAGACAATTGCGAGCGGATCGGCACTGCGGCGGGCCTGGCCGCGAGGTGGCGATAGGCCGGGACGAGTGCTCCTGTCCGCCATTGCCACCGGCGACGCCGAGGCGCAACGGGCCTTTGACCAACTCGCAGCTGGTACCGCGGCCGCCGTGCGCCTGCTGGTTCTCTCGCTCGACCCCGAGACGATTGTCATAGGGGGCGGGCTGAGCCGCCTCGGCGAGCCGCTGCGGCAAGCCGTGCGGGCTCAGCTCGGCCTTTCCGGGGCGGAATCTCAGTTCCTCACCGGTTTGCATCTTGCCGAGCGGGTGCGCCTGCTGCCGACGGATATGCCTGCCGCCGCGGTCGGTGCGGCCCTGGTTCAAATAGCGGATTAG
- a CDS encoding glycoside hydrolase family 3 N-terminal domain-containing protein, with product MTSDLVRDVRATLMPGFVGLAAPAWLLDLLPEGLESACLYGANVRDREQVTNIGRALRLANGHVLAAIDEEGGEVTRLHYVDGSPYPGAAVLGRIGDAQYTHRVGRDVGEDALSAGFDLVLAPVADINSNPANPVIGTRSFGATPQVVADQVEAWLRGCAATGAIPCVKHFPGHGDTNADSHLELPTVGASAATLRDRELVPFVAAIAAGAQAIMTSHIVLKALDPTAPATLSAPILTDLLRGELGFTGVIVSDALDMKGASGTIGIPAAAVRSLGAGCDLLCLGPGTTPALLDAVESAIVNAVDEGVLPRSRVAQAAARVRQLGRRSQPGPAESDKSRDALDSPQAPRYFGPAPTVPRRGDDGLVASSFTIDSRAARILKSSTAATIVQVESPSNIAVGSAAWGPLAAVRADPALGEVATAEGPRDPAWRSIAGGTVVVATRDAALPWLGDVAAQLCARGAAVIVADMGWPGRAGGTGVNVDDGSTASGAAISPNEPGLIMTYGSTRLVGAALVALANGACS from the coding sequence ATGACTTCGGACCTTGTGCGCGACGTCCGCGCGACCCTGATGCCCGGGTTCGTCGGCCTGGCGGCGCCGGCCTGGCTGCTCGACCTGCTGCCCGAAGGCCTCGAGTCGGCCTGCCTGTATGGCGCGAACGTGCGCGATCGCGAGCAGGTGACGAATATAGGACGAGCGCTCCGCCTCGCCAACGGGCACGTCCTGGCCGCAATCGACGAGGAGGGGGGCGAAGTAACCCGACTGCACTACGTGGACGGCTCTCCCTATCCGGGAGCGGCCGTCCTGGGACGGATCGGCGACGCGCAATACACCCACCGGGTGGGGCGGGACGTGGGCGAGGACGCGCTGAGCGCCGGGTTCGACCTAGTGCTTGCACCCGTCGCGGACATCAACTCCAACCCCGCCAATCCGGTCATCGGCACCCGCAGCTTCGGGGCGACGCCCCAGGTCGTCGCGGATCAGGTCGAAGCCTGGTTGCGCGGCTGCGCCGCGACGGGGGCGATCCCCTGCGTCAAGCACTTCCCCGGCCACGGGGACACCAACGCGGATTCACACCTGGAGCTTCCAACGGTTGGCGCGTCCGCCGCGACGCTTCGCGACCGGGAACTGGTACCGTTCGTTGCGGCAATCGCTGCCGGCGCGCAGGCCATCATGACATCGCATATCGTTCTCAAGGCGCTTGATCCGACCGCTCCGGCGACCCTGAGCGCGCCGATTCTCACGGATCTGTTGCGCGGCGAGCTTGGGTTCACGGGCGTCATTGTCTCCGATGCGCTCGATATGAAGGGCGCCAGCGGCACCATCGGTATCCCCGCGGCCGCGGTTCGGTCACTTGGGGCCGGCTGCGACCTTCTCTGCTTGGGACCGGGGACAACGCCCGCGCTCCTGGACGCCGTGGAATCCGCGATTGTGAACGCCGTCGACGAGGGCGTGCTGCCGCGGTCGCGGGTGGCCCAGGCCGCCGCGCGGGTCCGTCAGCTGGGGCGCCGCTCGCAGCCTGGTCCTGCGGAATCCGACAAGTCAAGGGATGCGCTGGATTCACCGCAAGCGCCCCGGTACTTCGGGCCCGCGCCAACCGTGCCGCGGCGCGGGGACGACGGGTTGGTGGCCTCGTCCTTCACCATCGATTCCCGCGCGGCCCGGATCCTCAAATCGTCAACGGCAGCAACGATCGTGCAGGTTGAATCCCCTTCGAACATCGCCGTCGGGTCGGCGGCGTGGGGGCCGCTTGCCGCGGTTCGGGCCGACCCCGCACTGGGCGAGGTTGCGACGGCCGAGGGCCCGCGTGATCCCGCCTGGCGCTCTATCGCTGGCGGCACCGTCGTGGTCGCGACGCGCGACGCAGCCCTCCCGTGGCTGGGCGACGTCGCAGCCCAGCTTTGCGCACGCGGAGCGGCCGTGATCGTTGCCGACATGGGGTGGCCGGGTCGGGCCGGCGGCACGGGCGTCAACGTCGACGACGGTTCAACCGCTTCCGGGGCGGCCATTTCGCCTAACGAGCCCGGATTGATCATGACTTACGGATCGACAAGGCTGGTTGGCGCCGCGCTCGTCGCCCTTGCGAACGGAGCTTGCTCATGA